Proteins found in one Syngnathus acus chromosome 9, fSynAcu1.2, whole genome shotgun sequence genomic segment:
- the LOC119127696 gene encoding coronin-1C-A-like isoform X2, with translation MKRVVRNSKFRHVFGQAAKNDQCYDDIRVSRVTWDSTFCAVNTKFVAIIIEASGGGAFLVLPLHKTGRIDKAYPTVCGHTGPVLDIDWCPHNDQVIASSSEDCSVMVWQIPENGLVAPMSEPAVELKGHSKRVGIITWHPTARNVLLSAGCDNVIIIWNVGTGEAMISLDDMHPDMIYSVCWNRNGSLICSACKDKSIRIIDPRKEEIVAEKEKAHDGARPMRAIFLKDGKVLTTGFNRRSERLIALWDPQNMEEPMNMHCLDASNGVLLPFYDPDTNLVYCCGKGDSSIRYFEVTDEDPYVHYLNSYISKESQRGMGCMPKRGLDVNKCEIARYYKLHERKCEPIVMTVPRKSDLFQDDLYPDTAGPDSALEAEEWFEGKNGEPILISLKNGYVPTKTREFVVKRNILDTKVTKSTENSSSASQNSSLTSDAKLEEILKEMKSLKDLVSSQEKRLVALEEKMSKIDI, from the exons ATGAAAAGAGTTGTACGGAATAGCAAATTCCGTCACGTCTTTGGCCAGGCGGCGAAAAATGATCAGTGTTACGACGATATCCGGGTGTCAAGAGTCACATGGGATAGCACGTTCTGTGCAGTTAACACCAAGTTTGTTGCCATAATTATTGAAGCCAGCGGTGGCGGAGCTTTCCTGGTTCTCCCTCTTCACAAG ACGGGACGCATCGACAAAGCCTACCCAACAGTGTGCGGTCACACGGGTCCAGTGTTAGACATCGACTGGTGCCCCCACAATGATCAGGTCATCGCCAGCAGCTCCGAGGACTGCTCGGTCATG GTGTGGCAAATTCCAGAGAATGGCCTCGTGGCACCCATGTCCGAGCCTGCTGTGGAACTAAAGGGTCACTCCAAGCGAGTCGGCATCATCACATGGCACCCCACAGCTCGTAATGTTCTTCTCAGTGCAG GTTGTGACAACGTGATCATCATCTGGAATGTGGGCACAGGCGAGGCCATGATCAGTTTGGATGACATGCATCCTGATATGATTTACAGTGTTTGCTGGAATCGCAATGGCAGTCTCATCTGCAGTGCCTGCAAGGACAAGTCCATCCGTATTATCGACCCCCGCAAGGAGGAAATTGTTGCt gagaaagaaaaggcaCACGACGGTGCTCGTCCCATGAGGGCCATTTTCCTGAAAGATGGCaaagtcctcaccacaggttTCAATCGGAGGAGTGAGAGGTTGATCGCCCTGTGGGACCCG CAAAACATGGAGGAGCCCATGAATATGCATTGTTTGGATGCTAGCAATGGAGTGCTCTTGCCCTTCTATGACCCAGACACCAACTTGGTTTACTGTTGTGGAAAG GGTGACAGCAGCATCCGTTACTTTGAAGTCACCGATGAAGATCCCTATGTTCACTACCTTAACAGCTATATCTCTAAGGAATCTCAGAGGGGCATGGGCTGCATGCCAAAGAGAGGCCTCGATGTCAACAAGTGTGAAATCGCAAG GTACTATAAACTGCACGAAAGGAAATGTGAGCCTATCGTGATGACTGTACCACGAAAG TCTGACCTGTTTCAGGATGACTTGTACCCTGACACAGCTGGGCCTGACTCGGCCCTGGAGGCCGAGGAGTGGTTTGAGGGCAAGAATGGTGAACCCATCCTAATCTCCCTCAAGAATGGCTACGTTCCAACCAAGACCCGTGAGTTTGTTGtgaaaaggaacattttaGACACCAAGGTGACTAAGAGCACAGAGAACTCTTCCTCAGCTTCCCAGAATTCATCACTC ACATCAGACGCCAAGCTGGAAGAgattttgaaagaaatgaaatctCTCAAAGACCTGGTCAGCAGTCAGGAGAAGCGACTTGTCGCACTTGAAgagaaaatgtccaaaattgATATTTAG